In Streptomyces capitiformicae, one genomic interval encodes:
- a CDS encoding response regulator transcription factor, with the protein MGAVQVTVLIATLHPVPAIVGAGPDGAAEATAAQEAGAVPHGNHGARHTPAVTPTASAAGAGTAQDFHNTPAAVPEADAAQTLVAGDIELDIPGFHVFVRGRSLLLPVREFPQLRYLMERPDKVVSRRELTKAGMGYRLECGREDSDSVPARRKVNAG; encoded by the coding sequence GTGGGGGCCGTACAGGTCACCGTGCTGATCGCCACACTCCATCCGGTACCGGCCATCGTCGGCGCCGGACCCGACGGCGCGGCAGAGGCGACGGCGGCCCAGGAGGCCGGAGCCGTCCCGCACGGCAACCACGGCGCCCGGCACACACCGGCTGTGACACCAACCGCTTCCGCGGCGGGCGCGGGCACCGCACAGGACTTCCACAACACCCCCGCGGCCGTCCCCGAGGCCGACGCCGCGCAGACACTCGTGGCCGGTGACATCGAGCTCGACATCCCCGGATTCCACGTCTTCGTACGTGGCCGGTCGCTTCTGTTGCCGGTCCGCGAGTTCCCGCAGCTGCGCTACCTCATGGAGCGCCCCGACAAGGTCGTCAGCCGCCGCGAACTGACCAAGGCCGGCATGGGCTACCGGCTGGAGTGCGGACGGGAGGACAGCGACAGCGTTCCCGCCCGAAGGAAGGTGAACGCTGGGTGA
- a CDS encoding ABC transporter substrate-binding protein, whose amino-acid sequence MAKRAGQWRSGAAGMAVLGLTLTACGGAKVGDDSAVAAGDSGKCGTFNLAVNPWVGYEANAAVVAYVAEKELGCEVVKKDLKAEIGWQGFETGEVDAILENWGHDDLKKKYITEQKTAVNLGPTGNKGIIGWYIPPWIAKKYPDITDWKNLNKYASNFKTSESGSKGQLLDGDPSYQTNDESLVKNLKLDFKVVYAGSETALIQAFRDAEKNKKWVIGYFYEPQWFFSEVPLVHIDLPKHTAGCDADPAKVACDYPVFDLDKIVSTRFAQSGSPAYDLVKNFKWTNTDQNTIAKDIALAKMTPEAAAKKWVEANPDKVEAWLG is encoded by the coding sequence ATGGCGAAGAGAGCAGGACAGTGGCGTTCCGGCGCGGCGGGGATGGCCGTACTCGGTCTCACCCTGACCGCCTGTGGTGGGGCGAAGGTCGGCGACGACTCCGCCGTGGCGGCCGGCGACTCGGGCAAGTGCGGCACCTTCAACCTCGCGGTCAACCCGTGGGTGGGCTACGAGGCGAACGCGGCGGTCGTGGCCTACGTCGCGGAGAAGGAACTCGGCTGCGAGGTCGTCAAGAAAGACCTGAAGGCCGAGATCGGCTGGCAGGGGTTCGAGACGGGCGAGGTCGACGCCATCCTGGAGAACTGGGGCCACGACGACCTGAAGAAGAAATACATCACCGAGCAGAAGACCGCCGTCAACCTCGGCCCGACCGGCAACAAGGGAATCATCGGCTGGTACATCCCCCCGTGGATCGCGAAGAAGTATCCGGACATCACCGACTGGAAGAACCTCAACAAGTACGCCTCGAACTTCAAGACCTCCGAGTCGGGCAGCAAGGGCCAGCTCCTCGACGGCGACCCGTCGTACCAGACCAACGACGAGTCCCTGGTGAAGAACCTGAAGCTGGACTTCAAGGTGGTGTACGCGGGCAGCGAGACCGCGCTGATCCAGGCATTCCGGGACGCCGAGAAGAACAAGAAGTGGGTGATCGGTTACTTCTACGAGCCGCAGTGGTTCTTCTCGGAGGTGCCGCTGGTCCACATCGACCTGCCCAAGCACACGGCAGGCTGCGACGCGGACCCGGCGAAGGTCGCCTGCGACTATCCCGTGTTCGACCTCGACAAGATCGTCAGCACCCGGTTCGCACAGTCCGGCAGCCCGGCCTACGACCTGGTGAAGAACTTCAAGTGGACCAACACCGACCAGAACACCATCGCCAAGGACATCGCGCTCGCCAAGATGACACCGGAGGCGGCGGCGAAGAAGTGGGTCGAGGCGAACCCCGACAAGGTCGAGGCGTGGCTCGGCTGA
- a CDS encoding ArsR/SmtB family transcription factor: MSITMYDAASEAEEGEAAGCAPSLACLLIDRDEAERLATMLKAIADPTRLQLFRLIERAPQGEACVCDLTACLGLRQPTVSHHLKVMTDAGLLDRERRGTWVWYSIHHDGVRRVRQILDPAGEPEPTENAAA; the protein is encoded by the coding sequence ATGAGCATCACTATGTATGACGCGGCGTCGGAGGCGGAGGAGGGTGAGGCGGCAGGTTGTGCTCCCTCGCTGGCCTGCCTCCTGATCGACCGCGACGAGGCCGAGCGGCTGGCCACCATGCTGAAGGCCATAGCCGACCCCACCCGGCTGCAGCTGTTCCGGCTCATCGAGCGCGCTCCCCAGGGCGAGGCGTGCGTCTGCGACCTCACCGCATGCCTCGGGCTGCGCCAGCCGACCGTCAGCCACCACCTGAAGGTCATGACCGACGCCGGTCTGCTGGACCGCGAGCGCCGCGGCACGTGGGTCTGGTACTCCATCCACCACGACGGCGTGCGCCGCGTACGGCAGATACTGGACCCAGCCGGCGAGCCGGAGCCCACGGAAAACGCGGCCGCCTGA
- a CDS encoding formylglycine-generating enzyme family protein: MVAVPAGEFLMGSEDPLSYPADGEGPVRTVYVDAFWIDACAVSNAQFARFTADTGYRTSAERIGWSFVFAGLLPDDFPPTRGVAAAPWWRQVEGADWRRPDGPHSTWEDRADHPVVHVDWDDARAYCAWAGKRLPAEAEWERAARGGLHAKVFPWGDEFEPGGRPRMNVWQGDFPNRHPTADAWYGTCPVDAYEPGGFGLYNATGNVWEWCEDAFGGGQRVAKGGSYLCHASYCRRYRVAARQGLFPDSATGNVGFRCALDMT, translated from the coding sequence ATGGTGGCCGTCCCCGCCGGAGAGTTCCTCATGGGCAGCGAGGACCCGCTCTCCTACCCGGCAGACGGGGAGGGCCCGGTGCGCACGGTGTACGTCGACGCCTTCTGGATCGACGCCTGCGCGGTGTCCAACGCACAGTTCGCACGCTTCACCGCTGACACCGGGTACCGCACCTCCGCCGAGCGGATCGGCTGGTCGTTCGTGTTCGCCGGGTTGCTCCCGGACGACTTCCCGCCCACCCGGGGGGTGGCGGCCGCGCCTTGGTGGCGACAGGTCGAGGGCGCCGACTGGCGTCGTCCCGACGGGCCGCACTCCACCTGGGAGGACCGGGCGGATCATCCGGTCGTCCATGTCGACTGGGACGACGCCCGCGCCTACTGCGCCTGGGCGGGCAAACGCCTGCCCGCCGAGGCGGAATGGGAACGCGCCGCCCGCGGCGGGCTGCACGCGAAGGTGTTCCCCTGGGGCGACGAGTTCGAGCCGGGCGGCCGTCCCCGGATGAACGTGTGGCAGGGCGACTTCCCGAACCGGCACCCGACGGCCGACGCCTGGTACGGCACCTGTCCGGTCGACGCCTACGAGCCAGGCGGCTTCGGCCTGTACAACGCCACCGGCAACGTCTGGGAATGGTGCGAGGACGCCTTCGGTGGCGGGCAGCGCGTCGCCAAGGGCGGCTCCTACCTCTGTCACGCCTCCTACTGCCGCCGCTACCGGGTCGCCGCGCGGCAGGGCCTTTTCCCGGACTCGGCAACCGGCAATGTGGGGTTCCGGTGCGCCCTGGACATGACGTGA
- a CDS encoding response regulator has translation MTAVPEALTSGNPPDLLLAEPDPEIARRALARFTAAGVRTLVCHDGAEALL, from the coding sequence GTGACAGCGGTCCCGGAGGCGCTGACGAGTGGCAATCCCCCCGACCTGCTGCTGGCCGAACCGGACCCTGAGATCGCCCGGAGGGCCTTGGCCCGCTTCACGGCGGCAGGCGTACGGACCCTGGTCTGCCACGACGGCGCCGAAGCCCTGCTCTAG
- the pstC gene encoding phosphate ABC transporter permease subunit PstC has translation MTSPTLKAPAGNGPRSLRRARPRYGERAVQGLLLVAALVSVATTVGIVVSLIPPAVEFFERVSLADFLGGTEWTALFSSPRYGVLPLLSATMLITVIALAVAVPVGLGAAIYLSEYADRRVRKALKPTLEVLAGVPTVVYGFFALSFVTPRLREWWPGGTGPDFQNALAAGLVMGVMIIPTIASLSEDAMSAVPDALRDGAYALGSGRRVVSVRVVVPAALSGIVAACVLGISRAIGETMIVAIASGNQAVLSWNPLDAMQTMTGFIAQAGSGDVPVQSFEYKTIFAVGALLFVITFVMNMISIRLVRKYREVYE, from the coding sequence GTGACCTCGCCAACCCTCAAGGCCCCCGCGGGGAACGGGCCCCGGTCCCTGCGGCGGGCCAGGCCGCGTTATGGCGAACGGGCCGTCCAAGGGCTGCTGTTGGTGGCCGCCCTGGTGTCCGTCGCCACGACGGTCGGCATCGTGGTCTCGCTGATCCCGCCCGCCGTCGAGTTCTTCGAGAGGGTGAGCCTCGCCGACTTCCTCGGCGGCACCGAGTGGACGGCGCTGTTCAGCTCGCCCCGGTACGGCGTGCTGCCGCTGCTGAGCGCCACGATGCTGATCACGGTCATCGCGCTGGCCGTGGCCGTCCCGGTGGGCCTGGGTGCGGCGATCTACCTGAGCGAGTACGCCGACCGGCGCGTCCGGAAAGCCCTCAAGCCCACGCTCGAGGTGCTGGCCGGGGTGCCGACGGTCGTCTACGGCTTCTTCGCGCTCAGCTTCGTCACCCCGCGGCTGCGCGAGTGGTGGCCGGGCGGGACGGGCCCCGACTTCCAGAACGCGCTGGCGGCGGGCCTGGTCATGGGCGTGATGATCATCCCGACGATCGCCTCGCTGTCCGAGGACGCCATGTCCGCCGTACCGGACGCGCTGCGGGACGGCGCCTACGCGCTGGGCTCGGGCAGGCGCGTCGTGTCCGTGCGCGTCGTCGTCCCGGCCGCCCTGTCCGGGATCGTCGCCGCCTGCGTGCTGGGCATCTCACGCGCCATCGGCGAGACGATGATCGTCGCGATCGCTTCCGGCAACCAGGCCGTGCTCAGCTGGAATCCGCTGGACGCGATGCAGACCATGACCGGTTTCATCGCCCAGGCCGGCTCGGGCGACGTCCCGGTGCAGTCCTTCGAGTACAAGACGATCTTCGCCGTCGGCGCTCTGCTGTTCGTCATCACCTTCGTGATGAACATGATCAGCATCCGCCTGGTGCGCAAGTACCGGGAGGTGTACGAGTGA
- the pstA gene encoding phosphate ABC transporter permease PstA, producing MTYVRVTEPPSPAAPRKLAGPRFRPDESAFRVLLLCCLAVGIIFLGVLLTYVLVEAWPRLDSRLWNNFPSIRRPERAGAQSAIFGTIWVIAFTALFCLPTGIMAAIHLEEYADPNRWYNRLIELNIQNLAAVPSIIYGILGLGLLARQLALGTTVLTASLTLSLLVLPVVIIASREAIRAVPQSIRQASLALGATRWQTIWRQVLPAAVPGIATGSILALSRAIGEAAPLLLLGAVTYVAFNPEGLESAYTVLPIQIFGWISQSREEFHHLAAAGIVILLAILLIMNAAAIWLRNRFSKRW from the coding sequence GTGACCTACGTCCGCGTCACCGAACCGCCCTCGCCGGCCGCGCCCCGCAAGCTCGCCGGCCCGCGCTTCCGGCCCGACGAGAGCGCGTTCCGCGTGCTGCTCCTGTGCTGCCTGGCCGTGGGGATCATCTTCCTCGGCGTACTGCTCACCTACGTACTCGTCGAGGCATGGCCGCGGCTGGACTCCCGGCTGTGGAACAACTTCCCCTCCATCCGCCGCCCCGAGCGCGCCGGCGCCCAGTCCGCCATCTTCGGCACGATCTGGGTGATCGCGTTCACCGCGCTGTTCTGTCTGCCCACCGGCATCATGGCGGCGATCCACCTGGAGGAATACGCCGATCCGAACCGCTGGTACAACCGGTTGATCGAGCTGAACATCCAGAACCTGGCCGCCGTGCCCTCGATCATCTACGGCATCCTGGGACTCGGGCTGCTGGCCCGCCAACTCGCCCTCGGCACCACGGTGTTGACGGCCTCGCTGACCCTGTCGCTGCTCGTCCTGCCCGTGGTCATCATCGCCTCCAGAGAGGCCATCAGGGCCGTACCGCAGTCCATCCGACAGGCATCGCTGGCGCTCGGCGCGACGCGGTGGCAGACGATCTGGCGGCAGGTCCTCCCGGCCGCCGTCCCCGGTATCGCCACCGGCTCGATCCTCGCCCTGTCCCGGGCGATCGGCGAGGCCGCGCCGCTGCTGCTGCTCGGCGCGGTGACGTACGTGGCGTTCAACCCGGAGGGGCTGGAGAGCGCGTACACCGTGCTGCCCATCCAGATCTTCGGCTGGATCAGCCAGTCCCGCGAGGAGTTCCACCACCTCGCCGCGGCCGGGATCGTGATCCTCCTGGCCATCCTCCTGATCATGAACGCGGCCGCGATCTGGCTGCGCAACCGCTTCAGCAAGCGCTGGTGA
- the pstB gene encoding phosphate ABC transporter ATP-binding protein PstB, which translates to MTDSPTDSPIGKPADNPAGKPADNPAGKPAPEGRALSLAIGDRRRGRPEPSLDDPVFHISDLDVWYGDHQAVRDVTMTMGRRQITAMIGPSGCGKSTVIRCLNRMNDLIPGARVTGKVSYHGENLYDAEVDPIEVRRRIGMVFQKPNPFPKSVYDNIAYGPRVNGMKGNLDDLVEEALTSAALWDEVKDKLKSSALALSGGQQQRLCIARAIAVRPEVILMDEPCSALDPIATARIEDLMAELAADFTIVIVTHNMQQAARISDYTAFFTADVDTEGVRHGRLVEYDTTEKIFENPADRRTEDYITGRFG; encoded by the coding sequence ATGACCGACAGCCCCACTGACAGCCCCATTGGTAAGCCCGCTGACAACCCCGCTGGTAAACCCGCTGACAACCCCGCTGGTAAGCCCGCTCCGGAGGGGCGCGCGCTGTCCCTGGCGATCGGTGACCGCCGCCGCGGACGCCCCGAACCCTCCCTCGACGACCCGGTGTTCCACATCTCCGACCTGGACGTCTGGTACGGCGACCACCAGGCCGTACGTGACGTCACGATGACCATGGGGCGCCGCCAGATCACCGCGATGATCGGCCCGTCCGGCTGCGGCAAGTCCACCGTGATCCGCTGCCTGAACAGGATGAACGACCTGATCCCCGGAGCCCGCGTCACCGGCAAGGTCTCCTACCACGGCGAGAACCTGTACGACGCCGAGGTCGACCCCATCGAGGTGCGCCGCCGCATCGGCATGGTCTTCCAGAAGCCCAACCCGTTCCCCAAGTCGGTCTACGACAACATCGCCTACGGGCCGCGCGTGAACGGTATGAAGGGCAATCTCGACGACCTGGTCGAGGAGGCACTGACCAGCGCCGCCCTGTGGGACGAGGTGAAGGACAAGCTCAAGTCGAGCGCGCTCGCCCTGTCCGGCGGGCAGCAGCAGCGGCTGTGCATCGCCCGCGCCATCGCGGTGCGGCCCGAGGTGATCCTCATGGACGAGCCCTGCTCCGCGCTCGACCCCATCGCCACCGCCCGTATCGAGGACCTGATGGCGGAACTGGCGGCCGACTTCACCATCGTCATCGTCACCCACAACATGCAGCAGGCCGCCCGCATCTCCGACTACACCGCCTTCTTCACCGCGGACGTCGACACCGAGGGTGTACGGCACGGGCGGCTCGTCGAGTACGACACCACGGAGAAGATCTTCGAGAACCCCGCGGACCGGCGGACGGAGGACTACATCACCGGCCGCTTCGGCTGA
- a CDS encoding LysR family transcriptional regulator yields the protein MERRQLEYFLAVVEHGGFTAAAIALHVAQPSLSHAIRSLEREFGGRLFHRLPHGVALTAAGEALVRPAQQVLRDLSTAGSSVREVLGLSGGRLDIVSQTTLSVDPLAGMLGRFHHAHPKVSVRVMDPERGPAVAHMVAAGTCELGLVDASVSTADLRGIDLPAQEMHVVLPADHPHPAGDTITSRELAALDLIVTPPGTETRAAVDDLCTALGVAPRIAVETAHRAMIVPLVLSGVGASLLPASMARDAALRGARMLSHRPRLLRHGRLVWRSGPLSPAAQAFVDLARD from the coding sequence ATGGAGCGACGTCAGCTGGAGTACTTTCTCGCCGTGGTCGAGCACGGCGGATTCACGGCCGCGGCCATCGCGCTCCATGTCGCGCAGCCCTCGCTGTCGCATGCGATCCGGTCCCTGGAACGCGAATTCGGCGGAAGGCTCTTTCACCGCCTCCCGCACGGCGTCGCCCTCACCGCGGCCGGTGAGGCGCTGGTCCGGCCGGCCCAGCAGGTGCTGCGCGACCTGTCCACGGCCGGCTCATCGGTCCGGGAGGTCCTCGGGCTCAGCGGCGGCCGGCTCGACATCGTTTCGCAGACGACCCTGTCGGTCGATCCGCTCGCCGGCATGCTGGGGCGCTTCCATCACGCGCATCCGAAGGTCTCCGTGCGCGTCATGGACCCGGAGCGGGGACCTGCCGTGGCGCACATGGTCGCGGCCGGGACGTGCGAACTCGGTCTGGTGGACGCCTCGGTGAGCACGGCGGACCTCCGCGGGATCGACCTGCCGGCGCAGGAGATGCACGTCGTGCTGCCCGCGGACCACCCGCATCCGGCAGGCGACACCATCACCTCGCGCGAACTGGCGGCGCTGGACCTGATCGTGACACCGCCGGGCACCGAGACCCGGGCGGCGGTGGACGACCTGTGCACCGCGCTGGGCGTCGCACCGCGGATCGCGGTGGAGACCGCGCACCGCGCGATGATCGTGCCGCTGGTCCTCTCCGGCGTCGGTGCCTCCCTGCTGCCCGCTTCCATGGCCCGGGACGCCGCGCTGCGCGGGGCCCGGATGCTGTCCCACCGGCCGCGGCTGCTGCGCCACGGCCGACTGGTGTGGCGGTCGGGTCCGCTGTCCCCCGCGGCCCAGGCGTTCGTGGACCTGGCCCGGGACTGA
- a CDS encoding tyrosinase family protein — MSPKKVAPAVAEGFPTAAVAFEIASEWEPGQLIDNEEVGLRLNRMMTDGLPAAPVTPPPAPTAAGPAAHMAPAGLGEAGWNVVAGTAPMPAPMVTEHDLRSLVARLVRASQRVRKDHRQLSTAERDRFNEVLRKLDGKPAYKQLVADHEDMSHRHHTMHGMGPVATLRFLPWHRAYCLKFEDLLRSVDPAVTVPYWDYANDHARPDWVWKPSGVTRPTPATSGLPTQATIDGLLARPTYTAFTFGRAMAGVQPNGLEIVAHNNVHNWCRGTLSQPMTSSRDPIFFLLHANVDRIWDQWQLTHSGGPDVTGADAGLDPWWTPAAGGLTTDTVKDITVLGYSYQ, encoded by the coding sequence ATGAGTCCCAAAAAGGTGGCGCCGGCGGTGGCAGAAGGCTTCCCCACTGCCGCGGTCGCGTTCGAGATCGCCTCGGAATGGGAGCCTGGCCAGCTCATCGACAACGAGGAGGTCGGTCTGCGCCTGAACCGGATGATGACGGACGGGCTGCCCGCCGCGCCGGTCACGCCGCCGCCCGCGCCGACGGCGGCCGGCCCTGCCGCTCACATGGCCCCGGCCGGGCTCGGCGAAGCCGGGTGGAACGTGGTCGCCGGGACGGCGCCGATGCCCGCGCCCATGGTGACGGAGCATGATCTCCGCTCCCTGGTGGCGAGGCTCGTGCGGGCCTCCCAGCGGGTACGCAAGGACCACCGGCAGTTGAGCACCGCCGAGCGGGACCGGTTCAACGAGGTGCTGCGTAAGCTCGATGGCAAGCCGGCGTACAAACAACTCGTGGCCGACCACGAGGACATGAGCCACCGGCACCACACGATGCACGGGATGGGGCCCGTCGCCACCCTGCGTTTCCTGCCCTGGCATCGCGCCTACTGCCTGAAGTTCGAGGATCTGCTCCGCTCGGTCGACCCGGCGGTCACGGTTCCCTACTGGGACTACGCCAACGACCACGCCCGCCCCGACTGGGTGTGGAAGCCCAGCGGCGTCACCCGGCCGACTCCCGCGACCAGCGGTCTGCCGACCCAGGCGACCATCGACGGGCTCCTGGCCCGGCCCACGTACACCGCCTTCACGTTCGGAAGAGCGATGGCCGGAGTACAGCCGAACGGCTTGGAAATCGTCGCCCACAACAATGTGCACAACTGGTGCCGTGGGACGCTCAGCCAGCCCATGACCTCGTCGCGCGACCCGATCTTCTTCCTGCTGCACGCCAACGTGGACCGTATCTGGGACCAGTGGCAGCTGACCCACAGCGGCGGCCCCGACGTCACCGGCGCCGACGCCGGCCTCGACCCCTGGTGGACCCCGGCCGCCGGCGGCCTCACCACCGACACCGTCAAGGACATCACCGTCCTGGGCTACTCCTATCAGTAG
- a CDS encoding arylsulfatase encodes MNEFDGGRHILPRPDTSRPLTTTMDVHDQATPFTPIGPVPPPADAPNVVIVLVDDLGFGTSSAFGGPCEMPAAQRLADNGLRYTRFHVTALCSPTRQALLTGRNHHSVGMGGTTEMTTAAPGYNGFRPRSAATMAQILQGNGYSTAAFGKWHQTPPREISAVGPFDRWPTGEGFDTFYGFMGAEMNHWYPLLYQGTTPVEPDRRPEDGYHLSEDLVDHAIDWVRTQRTLTPDRPFFTYLALGAAHAPLHVGREWQEKYRGRFDHGWDRQRELTLERQKELGVVPPETELAAWAEGVPHWDELTDNQHRLAARFMETFAGFTEHADVQVGRFVDALEELGELDNTLFLYILGDNGASGEGGIEGTIVEHRLGHGVVDDPDEMIDHIDEIGGPLSYPIAPAGWALALNTPYQWTKQVASHFGGTRDGMILHWPRGIPERGGLRHQFSHVIDVLPTILDCVGVPAPFSVDGVPQQPVEGTSMRRTLADPHAPEHRRTQYFEMCGNRGIYHEGWMAVTRHGIPWEMVPDKHRRFADDVWELYDLREDWSQARDLAAEHPEKLRRLQDLFLIEAAKYQVFPLDDRVTERENPAMAGRIDLLGDRTSVTYRAGMRRFTEETTPNVKNRSHSITADVELPETAAEGVIIAQGGRFGGWTLYFTEGRPAYAYNYFGMSLYTVRGGEPLPPGRHEIRLEFDYDGGGLGKGGTATLLVDGEKHATGRIERTIAYYFSFDETLDVGVDLSTPVTDDYAVLDNEFTGTIRTVRVDVDARSAESSECDGGLHRRVMGAQ; translated from the coding sequence ATGAATGAATTCGACGGCGGACGGCACATACTTCCGCGCCCCGACACCAGCCGCCCGCTGACGACCACGATGGACGTCCACGACCAGGCGACCCCCTTCACTCCCATCGGCCCGGTCCCGCCGCCCGCGGACGCACCGAACGTGGTGATCGTGCTGGTCGACGACCTCGGATTCGGCACCTCCAGTGCCTTCGGCGGACCGTGCGAGATGCCGGCCGCGCAGCGGCTCGCCGACAACGGGCTGCGCTACACCCGCTTTCACGTGACCGCCCTGTGCTCGCCTACCCGGCAGGCCCTGCTGACCGGGCGCAACCATCACTCGGTGGGCATGGGCGGCACCACCGAGATGACCACCGCGGCCCCCGGGTACAACGGGTTCCGGCCGCGCAGCGCGGCGACCATGGCCCAGATCCTGCAAGGCAACGGCTACAGCACGGCCGCCTTCGGCAAATGGCACCAGACCCCGCCGCGGGAGATCAGCGCGGTCGGGCCGTTCGACCGCTGGCCCACCGGTGAGGGGTTCGACACCTTCTACGGGTTCATGGGCGCCGAGATGAACCACTGGTACCCGCTGCTGTACCAGGGCACCACTCCGGTCGAGCCGGATCGCCGGCCCGAGGACGGCTACCACCTGTCCGAGGACCTCGTCGACCACGCCATCGACTGGGTGCGCACCCAGCGCACGCTGACCCCCGACCGGCCGTTCTTCACCTACCTCGCGCTGGGTGCCGCGCACGCGCCGCTGCACGTCGGCCGGGAATGGCAGGAGAAGTACCGCGGACGGTTCGATCACGGCTGGGACCGGCAGCGTGAACTGACCCTCGAGCGGCAGAAGGAACTCGGAGTCGTCCCCCCGGAGACGGAACTCGCGGCATGGGCCGAGGGCGTTCCCCACTGGGACGAACTCACCGACAACCAGCACCGGCTGGCGGCCAGGTTCATGGAGACGTTCGCCGGGTTCACCGAACACGCCGACGTGCAGGTCGGCAGGTTCGTCGACGCGCTGGAGGAACTCGGCGAACTGGACAACACCCTCTTCCTCTACATCCTGGGCGACAACGGCGCCTCGGGCGAAGGCGGCATCGAAGGGACGATCGTCGAGCACCGGCTGGGCCACGGCGTGGTGGACGACCCGGACGAGATGATCGACCACATCGACGAGATCGGCGGCCCGCTCAGCTACCCGATCGCCCCGGCGGGCTGGGCGCTGGCGCTGAACACCCCCTACCAGTGGACGAAGCAGGTGGCCTCGCACTTCGGCGGCACCCGGGACGGCATGATCCTGCACTGGCCGCGGGGGATCCCCGAGCGCGGCGGCCTGCGCCACCAGTTCTCGCATGTGATCGACGTGCTGCCGACGATCCTGGACTGTGTGGGAGTCCCGGCACCGTTCAGCGTGGACGGGGTTCCGCAGCAGCCCGTCGAGGGCACGAGCATGCGGCGGACGCTCGCCGATCCCCACGCTCCCGAGCATCGCCGTACCCAGTACTTCGAGATGTGCGGCAACCGGGGCATCTACCACGAGGGCTGGATGGCGGTCACCCGGCACGGCATCCCCTGGGAGATGGTGCCGGACAAGCACCGGAGGTTCGCCGACGACGTCTGGGAGCTCTACGACCTGCGCGAGGACTGGAGCCAGGCGCGCGACCTCGCCGCCGAACACCCCGAGAAACTGCGCCGGCTGCAGGACCTGTTCCTGATCGAGGCGGCGAAGTACCAGGTCTTCCCCCTGGACGACCGGGTCACCGAGCGGGAGAACCCGGCCATGGCCGGCCGTATCGATCTGCTCGGTGACCGGACGTCCGTCACCTATCGCGCGGGAATGCGGCGGTTCACCGAGGAGACCACACCCAACGTCAAGAACCGCTCGCACAGCATCACGGCGGACGTCGAGTTGCCGGAGACTGCGGCCGAGGGCGTGATCATCGCGCAGGGCGGCCGATTCGGCGGCTGGACGCTGTACTTCACCGAGGGCAGGCCGGCCTATGCCTACAACTACTTCGGCATGAGCCTGTACACCGTGCGCGGCGGCGAACCCCTGCCACCGGGACGGCACGAGATCCGGCTCGAGTTCGACTACGACGGCGGAGGACTCGGCAAGGGCGGGACCGCCACCCTCCTGGTGGACGGAGAGAAGCACGCGACCGGACGCATCGAGCGGACCATCGCGTACTACTTCTCCTTCGACGAGACACTCGACGTCGGAGTGGACCTGAGTACACCGGTGACCGACGACTACGCCGTCCTCGACAACGAGTTCACCGGGACCATTCGCACGGTGCGCGTCGATGTGGACGCCCGGAGCGCCGAATCGTCCGAGTGCGACGGCGGACTGCACCGGCGCGTCATGGGGGCGCAGTGA